Proteins encoded by one window of Balearica regulorum gibbericeps isolate bBalReg1 chromosome 21, bBalReg1.pri, whole genome shotgun sequence:
- the LOC104637479 gene encoding transcription factor HES-5 yields MAPSAVCMEPDNLLTPKEKNKLRKPVVEKMRRDRINSSIEQLKLLLEKEFQRHQPNSKLEKADILEMTVSYLKQQSQLQMKTAGSFHKSSQFDFREGYSRCLQEAFHFLSLHKVRTETQTKLLSHFQKSQSAAAEVACSPGNPSPLKPASPKDASALWRPW; encoded by the exons ATGGCTCCCAGCGCTGTTTGCATGGAGCCCGACAACCTCCTGAcaccaaaggagaaaaacaaa ctgAGGAAGCCGGTGGTGGAGAAAATGCGCCGTGACCGGATTAACAGCAGCATCGAGCAGCTGAAACTGCTCCTGGAGAAGGAGTTTCAGAGACACCAGCCCAACTCCAAGCTGGAGAAAGCCGACATCCTGGAGATGACCGTCAGCTACCtgaagcagcagagccagctgcagATGAAGA CTGCAGGATCCTTCCATAAAAGCTCTCAGTTTGACTTCAGAGAGGGCTATTCTCGGTGTTTGCAAGAAGCTTTccatttcctctctctccacaAAGTCCGAACTGAAACACAGACCAAACTTTTAAGCCACTTCCAGAAGAGCCAGTCGGCAGCTGCGGAGGTCGCCTGTTCCCCTGGGAACCCCAGCCCCCTGAAGCCAGCATCTCCGAAAGATGCCAGTGCTCTCTGGAGGCCCTGGTAG